CCGGCATCACGGCGGGGACGTCCCCGTCGGGTCCCTTCCGGGTCGCGCCGGTCGCGCGGACCGGCGGCGGCGCGCCCGCCTCGGCGGCGGCGGCGGCTTCCTCACCGGCCTTGCGCTGCTCGTGGAAGGCGAGGATCTGGAGCTCGATCGAGAGGTCGACCTTCCGTACGTCCACACCGTCGGGCACGGTCAGTACGGTCGGCGCGAAGTTGAGGATCGAGGTGACACCGGCGGCGACGAGGCGCTCGCAGACCTGCTGGGCACCGCCCGCCGGGGTCGCGATGACCCCGATGGAGACGCCGTTGTCGCTGATGATCCGCTCCAGCTCGTCCGTGTGCTGGACGGGCATCCCGGCGACCGGCTTGCCGGCCATCTCGGGGTCGGCGTCGATCAGCGCGGCGACGCGGAAGCCGCGGGAGGCGAATCCGCCGTAGTTGGCGAGCGCGGCGCCGAGGTTACCGATACCGACGATGACGACCGGCCAGTCCTGCGTGAGGCCGAGTTCGCGGGAGATCTGGTAGACGAGGTACTCCACGTCGTACCCGACACCGCGCGTTCCGTAGGAACCGAGGTACGAGAAATCCTTGCGCAGCTTCGCGGAGTTGACCCCGGCGGCCACGGCGAGTTCCTCGGAGGACACCGTGGGTACGGAGCGCTCGGAGAGTGCGGTGAGCGCCCGCAG
This window of the Streptomyces niveus genome carries:
- a CDS encoding redox-sensing transcriptional repressor Rex; this translates as MATGRTHRPATRSRGIPEATVARLPLYLRALTALSERSVPTVSSEELAVAAGVNSAKLRKDFSYLGSYGTRGVGYDVEYLVYQISRELGLTQDWPVVIVGIGNLGAALANYGGFASRGFRVAALIDADPEMAGKPVAGMPVQHTDELERIISDNGVSIGVIATPAGGAQQVCERLVAAGVTSILNFAPTVLTVPDGVDVRKVDLSIELQILAFHEQRKAGEEAAAAAEAGAPPPVRATGATRKGPDGDVPAVMPA